In the Setaria italica strain Yugu1 chromosome VI, Setaria_italica_v2.0, whole genome shotgun sequence genome, one interval contains:
- the LOC101759783 gene encoding glucose-1-phosphate adenylyltransferase small subunit, chloroplastic/amyloplastic has product MAMAAMASPSSMTLIPARHHGAAPSTSGDSSLRLLSAQPRHGRRGRGVPVSTAPARRRPFVFTPRAVSDSKSSQTCLDPDASTSVLGIILGGGAGTRLYPLTKKRAKPAVPLGANYRLIDIPVSNCLNSNISKIYVLTQFNSASLNRHLSRAYGSNIGGYKNEGFVEVLAAQQSPDNPNWFQGTADAVRQYLWLFEEHNVMEFIILAGDHLYRMDYEKFIQAHRETDADITVAALPMDEKRATAFGLMKIDEEGRIIEFAEKPKGDQLKAMMVDTTILGLDDVRAKEMPYIASMGIYVFSKDVMLQLLREQFPGANDFGSEVIPGATSIGKRVQAYLYDGYWEDIGTIEAFYNANLGITKKPIPDFSFYDRSAPIYTQPRHLPPSKILDADVTDSVIGEGCVIKNCKIHHSVVGLRSCISEGAIIEDTLLMGADYYETEADKKLLAENGGIPIGIGKNSHIRRAIIDKNARIGDNVKIINADNVQEAARETDGYFIKGGIVTVIKDALLPSGTVI; this is encoded by the exons CGatggccgccatggcctccccgTCGTCCATGACCCTGATCCCCGCGCGCCACCACGGCGCCGCGCCGTCCACCTCCGGCGACTCCTCGCTCCGCCTCCTAAGCGCGCAGCCGCGCCACGGCAGGCGAGGCCGCGGGGTGCCCGTCTCAACggcaccggcgcggcggcgcccgttCGTCTTCACCCCGCGCGCCGTGTCCGACTCCAAGAGCTCCCAGACCTGCCTCGACCCCGATGCCAGCACG AGTGTTCTTGGGATCAttcttggtggtggtgctgggacGAGATTGTACCCCCTGACGAAGAAGCGTGCCAAGCCTGCTGTTCCATTGGGTGCCAACTACAGGCTTATTGATATCCCTGTCAGCAATTGTCTCAACAGCAACATATCAAAGATCTATGTGCTGACGCAGTTCAACTCCGCTTCTCTCAATCGTCACCTCTCAAGAGCCTATGGGAGCAACATTGGAGGGTACAAGAATGAAGGATTTGTTGAAGTCTTAGCTGCACAGCAGAGCCCAGATAACCCAAACTGGTTTCAG gGTACTGCAGACGCTGTAAGGCAGTATTTGTGGCTATTTGAGGAGCATAATGTGATGGAATTTATAATTCTTGCTGGTGATCACCTGTACCGGATGGACTATGAAAAGTTCATCCAGGCTCACAGAGAAACAGATGCTGATATTACTGTTGCTGCCCTACCAATGGATGAGAAACGTGCAACTGCATTCGGCCTGATGAAAATCGACGAAGAAGGAAGGATCATTGAATTTGCCGAGAAGCCAAAAGGAGATCAGTTGAAAGCAATGATG GTTGATACCACCATACTTGGCCTTGATGATGTGAGGGCAAAGGAAATGCCTTATATCGCTAGCATGGGTATCTATGTTTTTAGCAAAGATGTAATGCTTCAGCTCCTCCGTGAACAATTTCCTGGAGCCAATGACTTTGGAAGTGAGGTTATTCCAGGTGCAACAAGCATTGGAAAGAGG GTGCAAGCTTATCTGTATGATGGTTACTGGGAAGATATTGGTACCATTGAGGCATTCTATAATGCAAACTTGGGAATAACCAAGAAGCCAATCCCAGATTTCAG CTTCTATGACCGTTCTGCTCCAATTTATACACAACCTCGACACCTGCCACCTTCTAAGATTCTTGATGCTGATGTCACTGACAGTGTTATTGGTGAAGGATGTGTTATTAAA AACTGCAAGATACACCATTCTGTTGTTGGACTCCGATCTTGCATATCTGAAGGTGCTATCATAGAGGACACTTTGCTAATGGGTGCTGACTACTATGAG actGAAGCTGACAAGAAACTCCTTGCTGAAAACGGTGGCATTCCCATTGGTATTGGGAAGAATTCACACATCAGACGAGCAATCATTGACAAGAATGCTCGAATTGGAGACAATGTGAAG ATAATCAATGCTGACAATGTTCAAGAAGCTGCAAGGGAGACGGATGGATACTTCATCAAAGGTGGAATCGTCACTGTGATCAAGGATGCTTTGCTCCCTAGCGGAACAGTTATATGA
- the LOC101760195 gene encoding pyrophosphate--fructose 6-phosphate 1-phosphotransferase subunit alpha, giving the protein MNADFGAPKELAGGLQQRRALYQPRLPPCLQGPTVRAEYGDATTTIDPSCANVVAQAFPNTFGQPLVSFVAPADAAAAAEERPPIRVGVVFSGRQSPGGHNVVWGLHDALKAYNPHSVLYGFVGGTEGLFANKTLEITDDVLASYKNQGGFDLLGRSIDQIRTTKQVSSAMATCRSLNLDGLVIIGGVTSNSDAAQLAETLIQNNCKTKVVGVPVSLNGDLKNQFVETTVGFDTVCKVNSQLVSNVCLDAISAGKYYYFVRLMGRKASHVAFECALQSHPNMLILGEEVTLSKLTLMEIINKICDGVQARAELGKYHGVLVIPEGLIESIPEMYALIQEINILHNNNVPVAEMSSQLSPWAAALFQFLPPFIRRELLLHQESDNSAQLSQIDTEQLLAHLVETEMIKRTKEGRYKGRKFSSVCHFFGYQARGSIPSNFDCDYAYALGRISLHMIAAGLTGYMATVANLKDPVDKWRCAAAPLTAMMSVKRHLRGPGAIPIGKPSIHPSPIDLKGKAYELLREKASSFLLDDFYRTPGGIQFEGPGSDAKPITLTIENQDYMGDIEILKECLSKVRTMVKPGCSREILKAAISSMLSVTDVLTVMSHPLNAELPLYHFK; this is encoded by the exons atgaaCGCCGACTTCGGCGCGCCCAAGGAGCTCGCGGGGGGGCTGCAGCAGCGCAGGGCCCTCTACCAGCCCCGCCTCCCGCCGTGCCTCCAG GGCCCGACGGTGCGGGCGGAGTACGGCGACGCCACCACCACAATCGACCCCAGCTGCGCGAACGTCGTCGCGCAGGCCTTCCCCAACACCTTCGGCCAGCCGCTCGTCAGTTTCGTCGCGCCGgccgacgctgccgccgccgcagaggaGCGCCCCCCGATCAG GGTGGGCGTGGTGTTCTCCGGGAGGCAGTCGCCGGGAGGGCACAACGTCGTCTGGGGACTCCATGACGCTCTCAAAGCCTACAATCCACATAGCGTGCTCTATGGATTTGTCG GTGGCACTGAGGGACTTTTTGCAAACAAGACATTGGAGATCACAGACGATGTTCTTGCTTCCTACAAGAACCAGG GTGGTTTCGATTTGCTCGGTCGCAGTATCGATCAGATCCGCACAACTAAGCAAGTCAGCTCTGCAATGGCAACATGCCGCAGTCTGAACTTGGATGGGCTGGTCATCATTGGAG GTGTGACCTCCAATTCAGATGCTGCACAGCTTGCAGAGACCCTTATCCAGAATAACTGTAAGACCAAG GTTGTTGGTGTGCCGGTTTCGTTGAATGGTGATCTCAAGAACCAGTTTGTTGAAACAACTGTCGGATTTGATACAGTGTGCAAG GTAAATTCACAGCTTGTAAGCAATGTTTGCCTGGATGCAATCTCAGCTGGAAAG TACTATTATTTCGTTCGTCTGATGGGACGAAAAGCATCTCATGTTGCCTTCGAATGTGCACTTCAGTCACACCCAAACATG CTCATCTTAGGAGAGGAGGTGACATTGTCAAAACTCACTCTGATGGAAATTATAAACAAGATATGTGATGGAGTACAAGCAAGGGCAGAATTAG GGAAATACCATGGTGTGCTAGTTATTCCAGAAGGACTAATAGAAAGCATTCCAGAAATGTATGCTCTTATTCAG GAAATCAATATCCTTCACAACAATAATGTTCCTGTGGCTGAGATGTCATCACAGCTGTCTCCTTGGGCAGCTGCTCTGTTCCAGTTCCTGCCACCCTTTATCAGAAGAGAG ttgctcctccaccaaGAATCAGATAACTCTGCACAGTTGTCCCAG atTGACACTGAGCAACTGTTAGCTCATTTAGTGGAAACTGAAATGATAAAGAGAACA AAAGAAGGAAGATACAAGGGAAGGAAGTTCAGTTCCGTCTGTCATTTCTTTGGATACCAGGCTCGAGGATCTATACCATCAAATTTTGACTGCGACTACGCTTAT GCTCTTGGACGTATCTCCTTGCATATGATCGCAGCTGGATTGACTGGGTATATGGCAACTGTGGCTAATCTGAAGGACCCTGTAGATAAGTGGAGATGTGCTGCTGCTCCTTTAACT GCGATGATGAGTGTCAAGAGGCATTTACGTGGCCCTGGAGCAATCCCTATAGGAAAGCCTTCCATTCATCCTTCTCCAATTGACCTGAAAGGGAAGGCTTATGA GTTGCTGCGAGAGAAGGCTTCAAGCTTCCTCCTTGACGACTTCTACAGGACTCCAGGAGGCATTCAGTTCGAAGGGCCTGGTTCAGATGCAAAGCCCATCACACTGACCATTGAAAACCAGGACTACATGGGCGATATCGAGATACTGAAAGAGTGTCTCAGCAAG GTGAGGACCATGGTGAAGCCCGGGTGCTCCCGGGAGATCCTCAAGGCGGCAATCAGTTCCATGTTATCGGTGACAGACGTGCTGACGGTGATGTCCCATCCTCTCAACGCAGAGCTGCCTCTCTACCATTTCAAGTGA